The DNA segment TTGCTAAAAATGCAGGATTTGCCAATATTGGCGAAAAAGTAGTGGTACATCAAGCAAGAAAATATGGTAGTACCAAGTTTGGTATGGAACGCTTTATTAACGGCTTTCTCGACCTTATAACAATTTGGTTTATATCGCGTTTTGGTAAACGTCCTATGCATCTTTTTGGCGCACTAGGAGTACTTATGTTTATCATAGGGCTATTTGCAGCAACCTATATTGGTTTTATAAAGCTATATAAGTTGTATAATCATGAACCTACTATACTGGTAACAGATAATCCTTGGTTTTACATTGCGCTTACCACAATGATAATAGGCACACAGCTTTTCCTTGCAGGATTTTTAGGAGAAATAATTCTACGTACTAAAAATAATGAAGAACGTTACAAAATAAGCGAATCATTATAATAAAAATAATTTGTATCTTCAATTCATAAAAACCAACCTTTAAATTCATAATAAAATACTATGGATATTGAAAAATCGATACTAGATAAAGTAAATATATGGCTAACGCCAGATTTTGACACTGATACACAAAATACTATAAAGGAGATGATGACCTCATCACCTAAAGAACTTGAAGAAAGTTTTTATAAAAACCTTGAGTTTGGTACAGGTGGTATGCGCGGTATTATGGGGCCTGGTACTAACCGAATTAATAAGTATACATTAGGTAAGGCTACACAAGGCTTATCTGACTATTTAAAAAAATCATTCCCAAACAAGCAAATTAAAGTTGCGATAGCTTATGATTGCCGACATAATAGTGACACACTTGCAAAAGTAGTTGCCGATGTATTTTCAGCAAACGGTATTAAGGTTTTCCTTTTCTCTGATATGCGCCCAACGCCTGAGCTTTCGTTTGCTGTAAAACAATTAGACTGCCAAGCAGGTATAGTACTTACAGCATCACACAATCCTCCCGAATATAACGGTTATAAAGTATATTGGGAAGATGGTGGGCAGCTTGTACCGCCACAAGATGGCGAAATTATAAATACCATTGAGGCTTTACAATACAATCAAATTAGGTTTGAAGCTAACGAAAGCCTTATAGAGTATATAGACACTGCTATTGATAAAGCATTCATACAGTCGTCACTAAAAAATGCTACTTTCAATACACCACAGGAAGCAAAAGACAACTTAAATATTGTATTTACCTCGTTACACGGAACTTCTATAAAATTAGTACCAGATGTATTAGAAGCTGCGGGATATAAAAACGTACACTTAGTAGCAGAACAAGCTGTACCTAACGGTAACTTTCCTACAGTAAAATCGCCAAACCCTGAAGAGCCAGAAGCACTTGCTATGGCCACAGCATTAGCGGATAAAGTAGGTGCAGATATTGTAGTAGGTACTGACCCTGACAGCGATAGACTTGGTGTAGCTGTTCGTAATAATGAAGGCGTCATGACATTGTTAAACGGTAACCAAACTATGGTACTGATGACGCAGTTTTTACTGGAGCAATGGAAAAAGCATAATAAAATAACCGACAATCAATTTATTGGGTCAACCATTGTATCTACCCCAATGATGATGGAACTTGCTACGACTTATAATGTAGAGTGCAAAGTGGGGCTTACAGGTTTTAAGTGGATTGCCAAAATGATAAAAGACTTCCCTGAACTTGAATTTATCGGTGGTGGAGAGGAAAGTTTTGGTTATATGGTAGGCGATGCTGTTCGCGATAAAGACGCAGTTACCTCTACCCTATTGGTATGCGAAATAGCAGCACAAGCTAAAGCAAAAGGTAGTTCGATGTATCAAGAATTACTACGTCTTTATACCGAGTTTGGTTTTTATAAAGAGTCGCTTATCTCGCTTACCAAAAAAGGTATTGAAGGGGCTCAGGAAATAAAGCAAATGATGATAGATCTACGTGAAAATCCGCTAGAAGAAATAAACGGACAACGTGTAGTTATGGTAGAAGATTATCAGGCATCATCGGGTAAAAACCTATTAACAGGTGAAACAGAAGAGCTGTACCTCCCAAAATCGAATGTGCTTATTTATTATCTAGAAGACGGTAGTAAAATATGTGCACGACCAAGTGGTACTGAGCCAAAAATTAAATTTTACTTTAGTGTAAACGATACACTGGACAATGTTGATGATTTTGTAGGAATAGAAACCATGCTTACCCTGAGAATTGAAGGCATTATAAAAGCAATGAACCTTATTTAAGTTAATGGATTACTTTAAAAAAATATTTCGCTTTGCGAAACCTTACAAAAAATATGCTGCACTAAATATTTTCTTTAATATTTTTTATGCTTTATTTAGTGCACTTTCTTTTGTATCTCTTATACCAATGCTTGATGTTCTCTTTGGAGAAGATAAAGACAAAGTTGTCGAAAAACCTGTTTATACAGGCATCCTAGAAGTAGGAGATTATGTAAAAGCATATATGGGACATTATATGCAAACAGCTTCTGAAGAACATGGTCAACAATTTACACTTACTATAGTAATATCACTTATTATATCCCTGTTCTTACTAAAGAATATGTGTAATTATTGGGCTATGTACTTTATTACCTTTCTGAGAAATGGTGTGCTTAAAGATATCAGGAATGCCATGTACAAAAAGATAGTAGAATTACCATTAGCATACTTTTCAGAAAAGAGAAAAGGAGACACTATGGCTCGTATCTCATCAGATGTATTAGAGATACAACACTCTTTCTTATCTATTCTGGAACTAATTGTACGTGAACCACTAACTATTATTTTTACAATAATTGTAATGTTAACAATAAGCACAAAGCTTACTATATTTGTTTTCATTTTTATCCCTATTTCAGGATATGCTATATCTTTAGTAGGAAAGTCACTAAAAAAGCGTTCGGATCGTGCCCAAAAAGAACAAGGATATTTCCTCTCTATCATTGAAGAAACATTAGGAGGACTTAAAGTAATAAAAGGTTTTAACTCTGAACCTTACTTCAATCAAAAATTTCAAAAATCTACTGACAATTTTTATCATTTTTCAAACAAAGTTCTTAATAGACAAAACCTTGCTTCACCAACTAGTGAATTTTTAGGCATAGTGGTTATCACTGTATTACTATGGTATGGTGGGCGCATGGTTTTAGTAGAAGGAACCTTAAAACCTTCGGACTTTATTGTTTATATGGGACTTGCCTATAATATACTTACTCCAGCAAAAGCTATTTCGAAAGCGTCCTATGGTGTTAAAAAGGGTAATGCCGCTGCCGAGCGGGTTATGGAAGTACTTGAACAGGAAAACCCTATAAAAAACAAGCCAAGTGCTATCGAAAAAAATTATTTTGAACAAGATATAGTTATAGAAAATATCAACTTCCGATATGAGGAAGAAAATGTTTTAAAAGATTTTTCACTTACAGTACCTAAAGGACAAACCGTTGCACTAGTAGGGCAATCAGGTAGCGGAAAAAGCACTATAGCTAACCTGCTTACTCGTTTTTATGATGTACAAGAAGGTAGTATTAAAATAGACGGTATTAATATAAAAGATTATAAGCTAAGTGCATTAAGAGGGCTTATGGGACTAGTAACACAAGATAGTATCTTGTTTAACGATACCATACGTAACAACATTGCTTTAGGTAAAGAAAATGCGACAGATGAAGAGATTATTGATGCCTTAAAAATAGCGAATGCTTATGAGTTTGTAAAAGACTTACCTGAAGGCATACAGACAAACATAGGCGATGGCGGAAACAAACTAAGTGGTGGGCAAAAACAACGCCTTAGTATAGCACGTGCTGTATTGAAAAACCCTCCTATAATGATTTTAGACGAGGCGACCTCTGCACTAGATACCGAAAGTGAAAGACTCGTACAACAAGCATTAGAAAATATGATGCAAAACCGTACTTCGGTAGTTATTGCTCATAGACTTTCTACAATTCAAAAAGCTGATAAAATCATAGTGATGAAAAAAGGGCGTATTGTAGAACAAGGTACGCACGACGAACTTATTATGCTAGATGGTAATTATAAAAAATTGGTAACAATGCAAAGTTTCGAATAACCATTGTTAATAATATGATAAGGAATAGCTGCAAATTTGCAGCTATTTTTTTATGCAGTATATTTAGCTTTGATAAAAGTTAAAGACTTATTCTATGCAAAAAAAAGCAATTATATACGACCTCGATAACACTATATACCCTGTAAGCGCCATAGGCGATATATTATTCAAGCCACTATTCGACCTTATTATCGAAAGCAGACTGCACAATAATGATTATGATGCTATACGCAAAGC comes from the Flavobacterium arcticum genome and includes:
- a CDS encoding phospho-sugar mutase, with the translated sequence MDIEKSILDKVNIWLTPDFDTDTQNTIKEMMTSSPKELEESFYKNLEFGTGGMRGIMGPGTNRINKYTLGKATQGLSDYLKKSFPNKQIKVAIAYDCRHNSDTLAKVVADVFSANGIKVFLFSDMRPTPELSFAVKQLDCQAGIVLTASHNPPEYNGYKVYWEDGGQLVPPQDGEIINTIEALQYNQIRFEANESLIEYIDTAIDKAFIQSSLKNATFNTPQEAKDNLNIVFTSLHGTSIKLVPDVLEAAGYKNVHLVAEQAVPNGNFPTVKSPNPEEPEALAMATALADKVGADIVVGTDPDSDRLGVAVRNNEGVMTLLNGNQTMVLMTQFLLEQWKKHNKITDNQFIGSTIVSTPMMMELATTYNVECKVGLTGFKWIAKMIKDFPELEFIGGGEESFGYMVGDAVRDKDAVTSTLLVCEIAAQAKAKGSSMYQELLRLYTEFGFYKESLISLTKKGIEGAQEIKQMMIDLRENPLEEINGQRVVMVEDYQASSGKNLLTGETEELYLPKSNVLIYYLEDGSKICARPSGTEPKIKFYFSVNDTLDNVDDFVGIETMLTLRIEGIIKAMNLI
- a CDS encoding ABC transporter ATP-binding protein, with protein sequence MDYFKKIFRFAKPYKKYAALNIFFNIFYALFSALSFVSLIPMLDVLFGEDKDKVVEKPVYTGILEVGDYVKAYMGHYMQTASEEHGQQFTLTIVISLIISLFLLKNMCNYWAMYFITFLRNGVLKDIRNAMYKKIVELPLAYFSEKRKGDTMARISSDVLEIQHSFLSILELIVREPLTIIFTIIVMLTISTKLTIFVFIFIPISGYAISLVGKSLKKRSDRAQKEQGYFLSIIEETLGGLKVIKGFNSEPYFNQKFQKSTDNFYHFSNKVLNRQNLASPTSEFLGIVVITVLLWYGGRMVLVEGTLKPSDFIVYMGLAYNILTPAKAISKASYGVKKGNAAAERVMEVLEQENPIKNKPSAIEKNYFEQDIVIENINFRYEEENVLKDFSLTVPKGQTVALVGQSGSGKSTIANLLTRFYDVQEGSIKIDGINIKDYKLSALRGLMGLVTQDSILFNDTIRNNIALGKENATDEEIIDALKIANAYEFVKDLPEGIQTNIGDGGNKLSGGQKQRLSIARAVLKNPPIMILDEATSALDTESERLVQQALENMMQNRTSVVIAHRLSTIQKADKIIVMKKGRIVEQGTHDELIMLDGNYKKLVTMQSFE